tcacatctcttcaatttctcttcaattattctctctcatcgtctaaaaaatgaatcccgaTTTGAGTACATCGGATGGCTGCAGACGGGCCTTGACTCGAGCCTTGTTCGATGCTGTTAATGAAGCCAAGGAAGAATGCTTGGCACAAATGCAACGGGagcaggcggcggcggcggcggctgaGGCACGGGTCCCTCGCCAGATACGACGTCGGACGTATGTCCCCCGCGAGCACGACGTAGCACACGAACGTCTGTTCGCAGACTATTTTGCCGAGAATCCAAGGTGGGGCCTGAATATTTTTCaccggcgttttagaatgagtCGGGATCTTTTTCTCAGCATTGTGCACACGTTGGAGGGACGTGATGAGTACTTCCAGTATCGGGAAGACGGGATCGGCAGACCCGGACTTACGCCATTGCAGAAGTGCACTTTTGTTGTGATCCGCCAGTTGGCCTATGGCACAACAacggatatgttcgacgagtaccttcacGTCGGGGATACAACTGGCCGCGAATGTCTCAAGAAATTTTGTAAGTTAGTTGTGGAGACTTTTGGCGACACATATTTGCGACGCCCGACTGCTGATGATTGCCAGAGCCTGATGCGGATGCACGAGACGGTGCACGGCTTCCCTGGGATGCTAGGGAGCATCGACTGTATGCACTGGCAGTGGAAGAAGCTGTCCGACGGCGTGGAGATGCCAATTTACTAACGGCTACAAGGGCAGccacccgacgatgatcctAGAAGCCGTCGTTGACCACCGCctctggatctggcatgcctacttcggtgtagccgggtcgaacaacgacatcaacgtcctcaactcgtccacCCTAGTCGCCGATCGGTGCAGGGGTCGCGGTCCGGCCATCCAGTTCACTGCCAACGGCCGCACACATTatatggggtactacttgGCCGATGGCATATACCCAAGGTGGCCTGTTTTTTTGAAGACGATCAGCTGCCCAATTGGTGAGAGGAGAGTCTTGTTTGCGGCAAAGCAGGAGTCCGCACGGAAGGATGTGGAGCAGGCTTTTGGGGTGCTCTAATCGCGGTGGGCAATCGTGAAAGGTCCGACGCGTTTCTGGTACAAGGAAGTCATCGCCGacgtcatgtatgcgtgcatcatcatgcataacatgatagtcgaacaagAACATGTACATGTCACCGATCGGGTGGATGATGAAGCCGGATCTAGCTCCAGCACGGCGACCTCGTCTGTCACTCGAGGATTACCGATGGGCTTCGGTGCGGTTCTACAGCGACAGGCCTCAATGCGCAACCAACAAGACCATACTCAGCTCATGaccgacatgattgaagaagtttggaaccGCAACCGCCGCCGTTGagaatttgtagtttttttatttcgttttgtaatgttttaattttaatgaaatgaagtctttttttcctaaattttgaagtatttaaatattcaaataatagataaaatgcttagggcgtcgcttagggcgggctatagtccgccccactgcaggtggaatGAGCgtaggataaaatgctgacatggcggtgcatagggcgtcgcttagggcgtcCCACTGTGGATGCCTTAAtacactcaacattcatttcttacacttcgtgccgaaaagtttcgcctcaactatgagtgaacggagggagtacaagttatatgttttattttacatataatacATTTAGCATATCtttaaaacacataaaaaaaattaaacaaagcCCAACCCAGCCCGGGCTCACATGGCAAGTGGGATTGGGCCGAGCTGGGCCTCAATATAGGTGGGCCTGGGCTGAGCTGGCCCGACCCACTTGACAACTTTACGTATTCACCACCAAGTACCGTTAACACAGTGGTGGATCCAGGATCCGGAAACTGAGGGGGcggaatatatagtattagctTGACTTAGTGCAAACATGGCTATTTTTTCGTTGTTCGGGGCGACGCCGGAGGCAAATGGAGGGGGCGGACATGGTAATTTTACGTCCCGATAAGGAGAAAATAGTCGCACGGAGGGGGCGATCGACCCCTCCTGCCCCCCTAGATCTGCCACTGCTTTAACACCCCTCGAAAGATTAACGCATAGCAATCATCTTACCACGGATAACTTCCGCAGGCAGTAGTGAACACACCTAACCAAACCAAGGTAATCACCTCGGTGCCCCTTAATTAAAACAACACGAGAGTGTTGGTGGTGTTGTACAAATATAAGAAGAACCTAATGATACTTCACATTACATAGCTAGGAAGATTACCCTTATTGGCAAACGCAGTCTTCTCATGAACCAAGATGTCGTTGTACGATCTCGTGCAGGTAGATAGAATATAGAGTGGCATAAGTGATCTTCTTAACTTCAAACACAATATGCCTTGGCTCAAAGATTGTCCCATCGTAAACTAAGGTATTGC
The nucleotide sequence above comes from Salvia hispanica cultivar TCC Black 2014 chromosome 5, UniMelb_Shisp_WGS_1.0, whole genome shotgun sequence. Encoded proteins:
- the LOC125189578 gene encoding uncharacterized protein LOC125189578, with product MNPDLSTSDGCRRALTRALFDAVNEAKEECLAQMQREQAAAAAAEARVPRQIRRRTYVPREHDVAHERLFADYFAENPRWGLNIFHRRFRMSRDLFLSIVHTLEGRDEYFQYREDGIGRPGLTPLQKCTFVVIRQLAYGTTTDMFDEYLHVGDTTGRECLKKFCKLVVETFGDTYLRRPTADDCQSLMRMHETVHGFPGMLGSIDCMHWQWKKLSDGVEMPIY